In Acidovorax sp. 106, the following proteins share a genomic window:
- the rpmG gene encoding 50S ribosomal protein L33 — protein MASKGGRDKIKLESTAGTGHFYTTTKNKKTMPEKMLIMKFDPKARKHVEYKEMKLK, from the coding sequence ATGGCAAGCAAAGGCGGACGCGACAAGATCAAGCTGGAATCCACTGCGGGTACTGGCCACTTCTACACCACGACCAAGAACAAGAAGACCATGCCCGAGAAAATGCTGATCATGAAATTTGATCCAAAAGCTCGCAAGCATGTGGAATACAAGGAAATGAAGCTGAAGTAA
- the rpmB gene encoding 50S ribosomal protein L28 yields MARVCDVTGKKPMVGNNVSHANNKTKRRFLPNLQYRRFWVESENRWVRLRVSSAALRLIDKNGIDSVLADLRARGQA; encoded by the coding sequence ATGGCACGCGTCTGCGACGTAACGGGCAAGAAGCCCATGGTCGGGAACAACGTTTCCCACGCCAACAACAAAACCAAGCGCCGGTTCCTGCCGAACCTGCAATACCGCCGTTTCTGGGTTGAGAGCGAAAACCGCTGGGTTCGCCTGCGCGTTTCGAGCGCTGCCCTGCGTTTGATCGACAAGAACGGTATCGACTCGGTGCTCGCAGACCTGCGTGCACGTGGTCAGGCTTAA
- the trxB gene encoding thioredoxin-disulfide reductase, whose protein sequence is MSTTQHAKVLILGSGPAGYTAAVYAARANLNPVLITGMAQGGQLMTTTEVDNWPADVHGVQGPDLMQRFLEHAERFKTQIIFDHINKVDFSKRPFTLTGDSGTYTCDALILATGASAKYLGLPSEEAFMGRGVSGCATCDGFFYREQDVCVVGGGNTAVEEALYLSNIARKVTLVHRRDKFKAEPILVDKLNEKVAAGKIELKVFHTLDEVLGDNTGVTGIRIKSTQDGSTQDIELKGCFIAIGHAPNTEIFQGQLEMDNGYIVTQGGLKGFATQTSVPGVFAAGDVQDHVYRQAITSAGTGCMAALDAQRFLEQEA, encoded by the coding sequence ATGTCCACCACCCAACACGCGAAAGTTCTGATCCTTGGCTCTGGCCCTGCAGGCTACACCGCTGCCGTCTATGCGGCACGTGCCAACCTGAACCCCGTGCTCATCACCGGCATGGCCCAAGGCGGGCAGCTGATGACGACCACCGAAGTGGACAACTGGCCCGCCGATGTGCACGGCGTGCAAGGCCCCGACCTGATGCAGCGTTTTCTGGAGCACGCTGAGCGCTTCAAGACCCAGATCATTTTCGACCACATCAACAAGGTCGACTTCAGCAAGCGCCCCTTCACACTGACAGGCGACAGCGGCACCTACACCTGTGACGCGCTGATCCTGGCCACGGGTGCATCGGCCAAGTACCTGGGCCTGCCGTCTGAAGAAGCCTTCATGGGCCGGGGCGTCTCGGGCTGCGCCACCTGCGACGGCTTCTTCTACCGCGAGCAAGACGTTTGCGTGGTGGGCGGCGGCAACACGGCCGTGGAAGAGGCGCTGTACCTGTCGAACATCGCCCGCAAGGTCACCCTGGTGCACCGCCGCGACAAATTCAAGGCCGAGCCCATCCTGGTGGACAAGCTCAATGAGAAAGTGGCGGCAGGCAAGATCGAGCTGAAGGTGTTCCACACCTTGGACGAAGTGCTGGGTGACAACACCGGCGTGACTGGCATCCGCATCAAGAGCACGCAAGACGGCAGCACCCAGGACATCGAACTCAAGGGCTGCTTCATCGCCATTGGCCATGCCCCCAACACCGAAATCTTCCAGGGCCAGCTGGAGATGGACAACGGCTACATCGTCACGCAAGGCGGCCTCAAGGGCTTTGCCACGCAAACCAGCGTGCCCGGCGTGTTTGCCGCAGGCGACGTGCAAGACCACGTGTATCGCCAGGCCATCACCAGCGCTGGCACGGGCTGCATGGCCGCACTGGACGCGCAGCGCTTCCTGGAACAAGAGGCTTGA
- a CDS encoding Crp/Fnr family transcriptional regulator, whose translation MSTMLSNLDLLRRVPLFSLLTVAQAEVISGAVTKRRFKRGEVLVEQGQKSNALSILLTGRARVVSADSRGREVILATLGPGDYIGEMSIIDNEPHSATVRAEVQTDVLLLGRADFARCLSENASMSLVVMRGLVKRLRHADRKIESLALLDVYGRVAHALLDFAVEDAQGQWVIREKISRQDLAKMVGASREMVSRVMKDLEERAFIQTQPNGSTLLKERLNALS comes from the coding sequence ATGTCGACGATGTTGTCCAATCTGGACCTGCTGCGCCGGGTGCCTTTGTTTTCGCTGTTGACGGTGGCCCAGGCCGAGGTCATTAGCGGGGCTGTGACCAAGCGCCGATTCAAGCGGGGCGAGGTGCTGGTGGAGCAGGGACAAAAGTCCAATGCCCTGTCCATCTTGCTCACAGGGCGCGCGCGCGTGGTGTCGGCAGACAGCCGGGGTCGCGAGGTGATTCTGGCCACGCTGGGCCCGGGGGACTACATCGGCGAGATGAGCATCATTGACAACGAACCCCACTCGGCCACGGTGCGCGCCGAGGTACAAACCGACGTGCTGCTGCTGGGTCGCGCAGACTTTGCCCGCTGCCTGTCAGAGAACGCGTCCATGTCTTTGGTCGTGATGCGCGGTCTGGTCAAGCGTTTGCGCCATGCCGATCGAAAAATTGAGTCACTGGCGTTACTGGATGTGTATGGCCGCGTGGCCCATGCGCTGCTGGATTTTGCGGTGGAGGATGCGCAGGGGCAGTGGGTGATCCGCGAGAAGATTTCCCGCCAGGATTTGGCCAAGATGGTGGGGGCTTCGCGCGAGATGGTGAGCCGCGTGATGAAGGACCTGGAAGAGCGCGCCTTCATCCAGACCCAACCCAACGGGTCGACCTTGCTCAAGGAGCGTCTCAACGCCCTGAGTTAA
- a CDS encoding DNA translocase FtsK, which produces MTYSLNTLNASAAAKSPPRTGAARFGHEVSLLVGLLALIFWLLALVSYSAQDPSWSSSGVGASRMVSNWAGRLGAWLADGSYFAFGFSVWWCVAAAVCAWFSSLARWMRGGEMPEGSPSPAVRRAVFWVGLVLLVSASAALEWSRLYRFEPYLPGGHGGGVLGYTVGLGGMKWLGFMGSGLACIVLLVLGASMVFRFSWGHVAEWLGARMDALVQSSLASREVAKDVAVGRKAARERAVVVREERTESEEHHPEPVQIIEPVLVDAPQSARVVKERQKPLFTEMPDSKLPLVDLLDGPLQRQETVAPETLEMTSRLIEKKLKDFGVEVRVVAAMPGPVITRYEIEPATGVKGSQIVGLAKDLARSLSLVSIRVVETIPGKNFMALELPNAKRQSIRLSEILGSQIYHEAKSMLTMGLGKDIVGNPVVADLAKMPHVLVAGTTGSGKSVGINAMILSLLYKAEARDVRLLMIDPKMLEMSVYEGIPHLLAPVVTDMKQAAHGLNWCVAEMERRYKLMSKLGVRNLSGYNAKIDEAKAREEFIYNPFSLTPEEPEPLQRLPHIVVIIDELADLMMVVGKKIEELIARLAQKARAAGIHLILATQRPSVDVITGLIKANIPTRIAFSVGSKIDSRTILDQMGAEALLGMGDMLYMASGTGLPIRVHGAFVSDEEVHRVVSYLKTQGEPDYIEGVLEGGTVEGDGDLSADGGGEGGEKDPMYDQAVEVVLKDRKASISYVQRKLRIGYNRSARLLEDMEKAGLVSGLTTSGQREVLVPARES; this is translated from the coding sequence ATGACTTATTCCCTCAATACCCTGAATGCCTCTGCAGCGGCCAAGTCGCCCCCCCGAACGGGCGCCGCCCGGTTCGGTCATGAGGTCAGTTTGCTGGTGGGCCTGCTGGCCCTGATTTTCTGGTTGCTGGCGCTGGTCAGTTACTCCGCACAAGACCCCTCCTGGTCCTCCTCGGGCGTGGGGGCTTCGCGCATGGTGTCCAACTGGGCGGGGCGCCTGGGGGCGTGGCTTGCCGATGGCAGCTACTTCGCGTTTGGCTTTTCGGTGTGGTGGTGCGTGGCGGCGGCCGTTTGTGCCTGGTTTTCATCACTCGCCCGCTGGATGCGGGGGGGCGAAATGCCCGAGGGCTCGCCTTCGCCAGCCGTGCGCCGCGCGGTGTTCTGGGTAGGGTTGGTGCTGCTCGTCAGTGCCAGTGCGGCCTTGGAGTGGTCGCGCCTGTACCGGTTTGAGCCCTACCTGCCCGGTGGGCATGGGGGCGGTGTGCTGGGCTACACCGTGGGGCTTGGGGGCATGAAGTGGCTGGGTTTCATGGGCTCTGGGCTGGCTTGCATCGTGCTGCTGGTGCTGGGGGCTTCCATGGTGTTCCGGTTCTCCTGGGGGCATGTGGCCGAGTGGCTGGGTGCGCGCATGGACGCGCTGGTGCAGTCGAGCCTGGCCAGCCGCGAAGTGGCCAAGGACGTGGCCGTGGGCCGCAAGGCCGCCCGTGAGCGTGCCGTGGTGGTGCGTGAAGAGCGCACCGAGAGCGAGGAGCACCACCCCGAGCCTGTGCAGATCATTGAGCCTGTGCTGGTGGATGCCCCGCAGAGCGCACGCGTCGTCAAAGAGCGGCAAAAGCCCCTGTTCACCGAGATGCCCGACAGCAAGCTGCCGCTGGTGGACCTGCTCGATGGCCCACTGCAACGCCAGGAAACCGTGGCGCCCGAGACGCTGGAGATGACCAGCCGCCTCATCGAGAAAAAGCTCAAGGACTTTGGCGTGGAAGTGCGCGTGGTGGCCGCCATGCCCGGCCCAGTGATCACCCGCTACGAGATCGAGCCCGCCACGGGCGTGAAGGGCTCGCAGATCGTGGGCCTGGCTAAGGACTTGGCGCGCTCGCTCAGTTTGGTGTCGATCCGCGTGGTGGAGACCATCCCGGGCAAGAACTTCATGGCGCTTGAGCTGCCCAACGCCAAGCGCCAGTCCATCCGTCTGTCCGAGATTTTGGGCTCGCAGATTTACCACGAGGCCAAGAGCATGCTCACCATGGGCCTGGGCAAGGACATTGTGGGCAACCCGGTGGTGGCCGACCTAGCCAAGATGCCCCACGTGCTGGTGGCCGGTACCACGGGCTCGGGCAAATCGGTGGGGATCAACGCCATGATCCTTTCGCTGCTCTACAAGGCCGAGGCACGCGATGTCCGCCTGTTGATGATCGACCCCAAGATGCTGGAAATGTCCGTCTACGAAGGCATCCCGCACCTGCTGGCGCCGGTCGTGACGGACATGAAACAGGCCGCGCACGGCCTGAACTGGTGCGTGGCCGAGATGGAGCGCCGCTACAAGCTCATGAGCAAGCTGGGCGTGCGCAACCTGTCAGGCTACAACGCCAAGATCGACGAAGCCAAGGCGCGTGAGGAGTTCATCTACAACCCCTTCAGCCTGACGCCCGAAGAGCCCGAGCCGCTGCAGCGCCTGCCGCACATCGTGGTCATCATCGACGAGCTGGCCGATTTGATGATGGTGGTGGGCAAGAAGATCGAAGAGTTGATTGCCCGCCTCGCACAAAAGGCGCGGGCTGCGGGCATTCACCTGATCTTGGCCACCCAGCGCCCCAGCGTGGATGTGATCACGGGCCTGATCAAGGCCAATATTCCGACCCGCATCGCGTTCTCGGTGGGCTCCAAAATCGACAGCCGCACCATTTTGGACCAGATGGGTGCGGAGGCGCTGCTGGGCATGGGCGACATGCTCTACATGGCCAGCGGCACGGGCCTGCCGATTCGGGTGCATGGCGCTTTTGTCAGCGATGAAGAGGTGCACCGCGTGGTCAGCTACCTCAAGACCCAGGGCGAGCCCGACTACATCGAAGGTGTGCTGGAGGGCGGAACTGTCGAAGGTGACGGCGATCTGTCTGCAGACGGCGGGGGTGAAGGCGGTGAAAAAGACCCCATGTACGACCAAGCCGTGGAAGTGGTGCTCAAGGACCGCAAGGCCAGCATCTCTTACGTCCAGCGCAAGCTGCGCATTGGCTACAACCGGTCGGCGCGCTTGCTGGAAGACATGGAGAAAGCTGGGCTGGTCAGTGGCCTGACCACCAGCGGCCAGCGCGAAGTGCTGGTGCCCGCGCGCGAGTCTTAG
- the lolA gene encoding outer membrane lipoprotein chaperone LolA: MKKIVTTILIAASAGLASADGLKSLEGFMKGTHTGRADFTQVVTAPPKDGQAARSKTSSGTFEFQRPGRFKFVYQKPFEQTIVADGQTLWLLDVDLNQVTQRSQAQALGSTPAALIASAADLSALRADFTLESAPDQDGLQWVQATPKAKDGQLQSVRVGFAGEQLTALDIVDSFGQRSAIRFKGMQVNPALPAGTFQFKPPAGADVVKQ, translated from the coding sequence TTGAAAAAAATCGTCACTACTATTTTGATAGCTGCCAGCGCTGGTCTGGCAAGCGCTGACGGGCTTAAAAGCCTGGAAGGCTTCATGAAGGGCACGCACACCGGGCGTGCGGACTTCACGCAGGTGGTCACCGCGCCGCCCAAAGATGGGCAGGCCGCCCGCAGCAAAACTTCCAGCGGCACGTTTGAGTTTCAGCGCCCAGGGCGCTTTAAGTTTGTCTATCAAAAGCCGTTTGAGCAAACCATCGTGGCCGATGGGCAAACCCTGTGGCTGCTGGATGTGGACCTGAACCAGGTTACCCAGCGCTCGCAGGCGCAGGCTCTGGGCTCCACACCCGCCGCGCTGATTGCCTCGGCGGCAGACTTGTCGGCGCTGCGGGCCGATTTCACGCTTGAATCAGCCCCCGACCAGGACGGTTTGCAATGGGTGCAGGCCACCCCCAAGGCCAAGGACGGGCAACTGCAAAGCGTGCGCGTGGGCTTTGCGGGCGAGCAACTGACGGCGCTCGATATTGTGGACAGCTTTGGCCAGCGCTCGGCCATTCGGTTCAAGGGCATGCAGGTCAACCCCGCACTGCCTGCGGGCACCTTTCAGTTCAAGCCGCCTGCGGGTGCGGATGTGGTCAAGCAATAA
- a CDS encoding replication-associated recombination protein A — protein sequence MSRKPSDSTPSPLGLHQPLAEILRPRTLAEVVGQQHVLGPGMPLRLAFESGRPHSCILWGPPGVGKTTIARLMADAFDAQFISISAVLGGVKDIREAVERAQAARDGLMQQRTLVFVDEVHRFNKSQQDAFLPHVESGLFTFIGATTENPSFEVNSALLSRAAVYVLQPLSADDLKQIVALAQFHQAVPAMESIAIDRLVAYADGDARKLLNTLETLAMAATQEKLAEITDAWLLKVLGERMRRYDKGGEQFYDTISALHKSVRGSDPDAALYWLVRMLDGGADPRYMARRLVRMASEDIGLADPRALRLALDAAEVYERLGSPEGELALAECVVYLAVAPKSNAVYKAYNAAKAWVKQDGTRPVPMHLRNAPTQLMKQLDYGKGYRYAHDEVDGFAAGERYLPDDMPEPGFYEPVERGLEIKIAQKLRDLRERNATASATTSDAPGDAENG from the coding sequence ATGAGCCGAAAACCCTCTGACTCCACCCCAAGCCCGTTGGGCTTGCACCAGCCTTTGGCCGAAATTTTGCGCCCGCGCACCCTGGCCGAGGTGGTGGGCCAGCAGCATGTGCTGGGGCCGGGCATGCCGCTGCGGCTGGCGTTCGAGTCGGGCCGCCCGCACAGCTGCATTCTGTGGGGCCCGCCGGGCGTGGGCAAAACCACCATTGCCCGGCTGATGGCCGATGCGTTCGACGCGCAGTTCATCAGTATCAGTGCGGTGTTGGGGGGGGTGAAGGACATTCGCGAGGCGGTAGAGCGTGCCCAGGCGGCGCGCGACGGGTTGATGCAGCAGCGCACCCTGGTGTTTGTGGACGAGGTGCACCGCTTCAACAAGAGCCAGCAGGACGCCTTTTTGCCGCATGTGGAAAGCGGCCTGTTCACCTTCATCGGTGCGACCACCGAGAACCCCTCGTTCGAGGTGAACTCCGCGCTGCTGTCGCGGGCGGCGGTGTATGTGCTGCAGCCGTTGTCGGCTGACGATTTGAAGCAAATTGTGGCCCTGGCGCAATTCCATCAAGCGGTACCAGCTATGGAAAGCATAGCAATTGACCGCCTGGTGGCCTATGCCGATGGCGATGCCCGCAAGCTGCTCAACACGCTGGAGACGCTGGCCATGGCGGCCACGCAGGAGAAGCTGGCCGAGATCACCGATGCCTGGCTGCTCAAGGTGCTGGGTGAGCGCATGCGCCGCTACGACAAGGGCGGCGAGCAGTTCTACGACACCATCAGCGCGCTGCACAAATCGGTGCGCGGCTCTGACCCCGATGCGGCGCTGTACTGGCTGGTGCGCATGCTCGACGGCGGTGCCGATCCGCGCTACATGGCTCGCCGCCTGGTGCGCATGGCCAGTGAAGACATCGGTCTGGCTGACCCGCGTGCCCTGCGGCTGGCGCTGGATGCCGCCGAGGTGTACGAGCGCCTGGGCTCGCCCGAGGGCGAACTGGCCTTGGCCGAATGCGTGGTCTATCTGGCCGTGGCCCCCAAGTCCAACGCGGTCTACAAGGCCTACAACGCCGCCAAAGCCTGGGTGAAGCAGGACGGCACCCGGCCGGTGCCCATGCACTTGCGCAATGCGCCCACGCAGCTGATGAAGCAGCTGGACTACGGCAAGGGCTACCGCTACGCCCATGACGAGGTGGACGGCTTTGCTGCGGGCGAGCGGTATTTGCCCGACGACATGCCCGAGCCCGGCTTTTATGAGCCCGTGGAGCGGGGGCTGGAGATCAAGATTGCGCAAAAACTGCGCGATTTGCGCGAGCGCAATGCGACGGCTTCGGCTACTACTTCGGATGCGCCGGGCGATGCCGAAAACGGCTGA
- a CDS encoding branched-chain amino acid ABC transporter permease: protein MDILLQQIINGLVLGSMYALIALGYTMVYGIIQLINFAHGEVLMIGALTSWSCIGLMQEAMPGAPGWLVLLLATVIACIVAASLNFVIEKVAYRPLRSSPRLAPLITAIGMSILLQTLAMIIWKPNYKPYPTLLSSTPFEVGGAFITPTQILILGVTAVALASLVYLVNHTNLGRAMRATAENPRVASLMGVKPDMVISATFIIGAILAAIAGIMYASNYGTAQHTMGFLPGLKAFTAAVFGGIGNLAGAVVGGILLGLIEAIGSGYIGTLTGGVLGSHYTDIFAFIVLIIILTLRPSGLLGERVADRA from the coding sequence ATGGACATTTTGCTGCAGCAGATCATCAACGGTCTGGTATTGGGCAGCATGTACGCCTTGATAGCCTTGGGCTACACGATGGTGTACGGCATTATTCAACTGATCAATTTCGCCCACGGCGAGGTATTGATGATCGGTGCACTCACCAGTTGGAGCTGTATCGGCCTGATGCAAGAGGCCATGCCCGGCGCGCCAGGGTGGCTCGTTTTGCTTTTGGCCACGGTGATCGCCTGTATCGTCGCCGCCAGCCTCAATTTCGTCATTGAAAAAGTGGCCTATCGACCCCTGCGCAGCAGCCCCCGGCTGGCTCCGCTGATCACGGCGATCGGGATGTCCATCTTGCTGCAAACGCTGGCAATGATCATCTGGAAGCCCAACTACAAGCCCTATCCCACGTTGCTGTCCAGCACCCCCTTCGAAGTGGGCGGCGCTTTCATCACCCCCACGCAGATCCTGATTCTGGGCGTGACGGCCGTGGCACTGGCTTCGCTGGTCTATCTGGTCAACCACACCAACCTGGGTCGCGCCATGCGTGCCACGGCGGAGAACCCCCGCGTGGCCTCTTTGATGGGTGTGAAGCCTGACATGGTGATTTCGGCCACCTTCATCATTGGCGCCATCTTGGCGGCCATCGCCGGCATCATGTATGCCTCCAACTACGGCACCGCGCAGCACACCATGGGCTTTTTGCCTGGTTTGAAGGCTTTCACGGCTGCGGTGTTTGGCGGTATCGGCAATTTGGCCGGTGCGGTGGTGGGCGGCATTTTGCTGGGCTTGATCGAAGCCATCGGCTCGGGCTACATCGGCACCTTGACGGGCGGTGTGCTGGGCAGCCACTACACAGACATCTTTGCGTTCATTGTGCTCATCATCATCCTGACGCTGCGCCCCTCGGGCCTGCTGGGTGAGCGTGTGGCGGATCGCGCCTGA
- a CDS encoding ABC transporter ATP-binding protein produces MKNTKINWILGGIALLVLPLILQFFGNAWVRIADLALLYVMLALGLNIVVGYAGLLDLGYVAFYAVGAYLFGLMASPHLADNFAAFAAMFPNGLHTSLWLVIPLAALLAALFGALLGAPTLKLRGDYLAIVTLGFGEIIRIFLNNLDHPVNLTNGPKGIGQIDSVKIFGLDLGKRLELFGFDINSVTLYYYLFMILVVISVVICYRLQDSRVGRAWMAIREDEIAAKAMGINTRNLKLLAFGMGASFGGVSGAMFGAFQGFVSPESFSLMESVMIIAMVVLGGIGHIPGVILGAILLAALPEVLRYVAGPLQAMTDGRLDSAILRQLLIALAMIVIMLLRPRGLWPAPEHGKSLTQKT; encoded by the coding sequence ATGAAGAACACCAAAATCAACTGGATCCTGGGCGGCATTGCGCTGCTCGTCCTGCCGCTGATCCTGCAATTCTTTGGCAACGCCTGGGTGCGTATCGCCGATCTGGCCTTGCTGTACGTGATGCTGGCCCTGGGCCTGAACATTGTGGTGGGCTACGCAGGCCTGCTCGACTTGGGCTACGTGGCGTTTTACGCCGTGGGCGCCTACCTGTTTGGCCTGATGGCCTCGCCGCACCTGGCAGACAACTTTGCGGCCTTTGCTGCGATGTTCCCCAACGGCTTGCACACCTCCCTGTGGCTGGTGATTCCGCTGGCGGCTTTGCTGGCGGCCCTGTTTGGGGCTTTGCTGGGTGCGCCTACGCTCAAGTTGCGGGGTGACTACCTGGCCATCGTGACGCTGGGCTTTGGCGAAATCATCCGCATCTTCTTGAACAACCTGGACCACCCCGTCAACCTGACCAACGGCCCCAAGGGCATTGGCCAGATCGACTCGGTCAAGATCTTTGGCCTGGACCTGGGCAAGCGCCTGGAGCTGTTCGGCTTTGATATCAACTCCGTCACGCTGTACTACTACCTGTTCATGATCCTGGTGGTCATCAGCGTGGTGATTTGCTACCGCTTGCAGGACTCGCGCGTGGGCCGCGCCTGGATGGCCATCCGCGAAGACGAAATTGCTGCCAAGGCCATGGGCATCAACACCCGCAACCTCAAGCTGCTGGCCTTTGGCATGGGCGCCTCGTTTGGCGGCGTGTCGGGCGCCATGTTCGGTGCCTTCCAGGGCTTCGTCTCGCCCGAGTCGTTCAGCCTGATGGAATCCGTGATGATCATCGCCATGGTGGTGCTGGGCGGCATTGGCCACATTCCTGGCGTCATTCTGGGCGCCATCTTGCTGGCCGCATTGCCTGAAGTGCTGCGCTATGTGGCAGGCCCGCTGCAGGCCATGACCGACGGCCGTCTGGACTCGGCCATCCTGCGCCAGCTGCTGATTGCCCTGGCCATGATCGTCATCATGCTGCTGCGTCCCCGTGGCTTGTGGCCTGCGCCCGAGCACGGCAAGAGCCTGACCCAGAAGACTTGA
- a CDS encoding ABC transporter ATP-binding protein: MAEKSNDVVLKVAGISKRFGGLQALSDVGITIERGQVYGLIGPNGAGKTTFFNVITGLYTPDSGTFELAGKPYEPTAVHEVAKAGIARTFQNIRLFAEMTALENVMVGRHIRTKSGLLGAVLRTKAFKDEEAAIAKRAQELLDYVGIGKFADYKARTLSYGDQRRLEIARALATDPQLIALDEPAAGMNATEKVQLRELIDQIRKDNRTILLIEHDVKLVMGLCDRVTVLDYGKQIAEGTPATVQKNEKVIEAYLGTGGH; encoded by the coding sequence ATGGCAGAAAAATCCAACGATGTGGTGCTCAAGGTTGCAGGCATTTCCAAGCGCTTCGGCGGCCTGCAAGCCCTCTCTGATGTGGGCATCACGATTGAACGCGGTCAGGTCTATGGCCTGATCGGCCCCAACGGCGCTGGCAAGACCACGTTTTTCAACGTGATCACCGGTCTGTACACGCCCGATAGCGGCACCTTTGAGCTGGCAGGCAAGCCGTATGAGCCCACGGCGGTGCATGAAGTGGCCAAGGCGGGCATTGCCCGCACGTTCCAGAACATCCGCTTGTTTGCAGAAATGACGGCGCTGGAGAACGTGATGGTGGGCCGCCACATCCGCACCAAGTCCGGTCTGCTGGGCGCGGTGCTGCGCACCAAGGCCTTCAAGGACGAAGAGGCCGCCATTGCCAAGCGCGCGCAAGAGCTGCTGGACTATGTGGGCATCGGCAAGTTTGCCGACTACAAGGCCCGTACCTTGAGCTACGGCGACCAGCGCCGCCTGGAGATCGCCCGCGCCCTGGCGACCGACCCCCAGTTGATCGCGCTGGACGAACCCGCCGCTGGCATGAACGCCACCGAGAAGGTGCAACTGCGCGAGCTGATCGACCAGATCCGCAAGGACAACCGTACCATTTTGCTCATCGAGCACGATGTGAAGCTGGTGATGGGCCTGTGCGACCGCGTGACGGTGCTGGACTACGGCAAGCAGATCGCCGAAGGCACGCCTGCCACCGTGCAGAAGAACGAAAAAGTGATTGAGGCCTATCTGGGCACCGGAGGACATTGA
- a CDS encoding ABC transporter ATP-binding protein, with protein sequence MAEKSNKVLLQVKGLKVAYGGIQAVKGVDFEVREGELVSLIGSNGAGKTTTMKAITGTLPINDGDIEYLGESIKGKGAWDLVKKGLVMVPEGRGVFARMTITENLQMGAYIRRDKAGILADIEKMFTIFPRLRERKDQLAGTMSGGEQQMLAMGRALMSQPKVLLLDEPSMGLSPIMVDKIFEVVRDVYALGVTIVLVEQNASRALAIADRGYVMESGLITMTGPGQELLNDPKVRAAYLGE encoded by the coding sequence ATGGCCGAAAAATCCAACAAGGTACTGCTGCAGGTCAAGGGCCTGAAAGTGGCCTACGGCGGTATCCAGGCCGTCAAGGGCGTGGACTTTGAAGTGCGCGAAGGTGAGCTGGTGTCGTTGATCGGCTCCAACGGCGCGGGCAAAACCACCACCATGAAGGCCATTACGGGCACTTTGCCTATCAACGATGGCGACATTGAATACCTGGGGGAAAGCATCAAGGGCAAGGGCGCGTGGGACCTGGTGAAAAAGGGCCTGGTGATGGTGCCGGAAGGCCGTGGCGTGTTCGCCCGCATGACCATCACCGAAAACCTGCAAATGGGTGCCTACATCCGCCGCGACAAAGCGGGCATCCTGGCCGACATTGAGAAGATGTTCACCATCTTCCCGCGCCTGCGCGAGCGCAAGGACCAGCTGGCCGGCACCATGTCGGGCGGCGAGCAGCAAATGCTGGCCATGGGCCGTGCGCTGATGAGCCAGCCCAAGGTGCTGCTGCTGGACGAGCCCTCCATGGGCCTGTCGCCCATCATGGTGGACAAGATCTTTGAAGTGGTGCGCGATGTGTACGCCCTGGGCGTGACCATCGTGCTGGTGGAGCAGAACGCCAGCCGTGCGCTGGCCATTGCGGACCGTGGCTACGTGATGGAGTCTGGCTTGATCACCATGACCGGCCCGGGCCAGGAACTGCTGAACGACCCTAAGGTGCGCGCAGCCTACCTGGGTGAGTGA
- a CDS encoding DMT family protein — MTALQSLPISLQTVLLLLASNVFMTFAWYGHLKNLATSPWYIAALVSWGIALFEYLLQVPANRIGFTQFNVGQLKIMQEVITLAVFVPFAVFYLDQPLKLDYLWAGLCLVGAVYFIFRGA; from the coding sequence ATGACTGCCCTGCAATCTTTGCCCATTTCGCTACAGACCGTCTTGCTGCTGCTGGCCAGCAATGTCTTCATGACCTTTGCCTGGTACGGGCACCTCAAGAACCTGGCCACGTCCCCGTGGTACATCGCGGCATTGGTCAGTTGGGGTATCGCCCTGTTTGAATACCTGCTGCAGGTGCCGGCCAACCGCATTGGCTTCACCCAGTTCAATGTGGGACAGCTCAAGATCATGCAAGAGGTCATCACCTTGGCGGTGTTTGTGCCGTTTGCGGTGTTCTATCTCGATCAGCCCCTCAAGCTGGACTACCTGTGGGCAGGCCTGTGCCTGGTGGGCGCGGTGTATTTCATCTTTCGCGGTGCCTGA